Proteins encoded within one genomic window of Vicinamibacterales bacterium:
- a CDS encoding APC family permease has translation MDTRNTVDLRRDLGVSDLTLTQVLFIVGLPWVGVAAKQGPAHVVLWLAAIVFFYLPSAAVVIHLNRAMPLEGGLYQWAKLGFNEFVGFLVAWNLWLFAILNTSETGLQVTQYFQYIRPGAGGLAEQSALVVAINVVILSALVAITIAGLNVGKWVHKSGGALMLATFAMLVALPWLNLWHGSLPSFHPLATAMPAMTILGFNIFTKMGFGALGGFEYVAIHAGECRSPERAITRSVWFAAPIIGAMFVFGTASVLTLVPIDRIDLIAPIPQVLSEGFAPLGAFRWIAPAAIVVLLCIRVAQASVMFAGNTRLPMVAGWDGLLPAWFTRLHPRRQTPVNSIVFVGAVTLAFSIAGQIGVGKQEAFQLLWNASGIFYALTYLVMFALPIADVRSPAWLRLAAASGLLMTLAFVVLSILPIISVESRLAFAVKIGGVVAAANVIGAVVFLNARRRSVHG, from the coding sequence ATGGACACCCGCAACACGGTAGATCTGCGAAGGGATCTCGGCGTCAGCGACCTCACGCTGACACAGGTCCTCTTCATCGTCGGCCTGCCGTGGGTCGGCGTCGCCGCGAAGCAGGGCCCGGCGCACGTCGTGTTGTGGCTGGCGGCCATCGTGTTCTTCTACCTGCCGTCGGCCGCGGTGGTGATCCACCTCAATCGCGCGATGCCGCTCGAGGGCGGGCTGTACCAATGGGCGAAGCTGGGGTTCAACGAGTTCGTCGGGTTCCTGGTCGCCTGGAACCTGTGGCTGTTCGCGATTCTCAACACGTCGGAAACCGGCCTGCAGGTGACCCAGTATTTTCAGTACATCCGGCCGGGGGCCGGCGGCCTCGCCGAGCAGAGCGCCCTGGTCGTCGCGATCAACGTCGTGATCCTCTCAGCGCTCGTCGCCATCACCATCGCCGGTCTCAACGTCGGCAAATGGGTTCACAAGAGCGGCGGCGCCCTGATGCTGGCCACCTTCGCGATGCTGGTGGCATTGCCGTGGCTGAATCTGTGGCACGGCTCGCTGCCCTCGTTCCACCCGCTCGCCACCGCGATGCCGGCGATGACCATCCTCGGCTTCAACATCTTCACGAAGATGGGCTTCGGGGCGCTCGGCGGGTTCGAGTACGTCGCGATCCACGCCGGCGAGTGCCGCAGTCCCGAGCGCGCGATCACGCGCTCGGTCTGGTTCGCCGCTCCCATCATCGGAGCGATGTTCGTCTTCGGCACGGCGTCCGTGCTGACGCTGGTGCCGATCGATCGCATCGATCTGATCGCGCCGATCCCGCAGGTGCTGAGCGAAGGGTTCGCGCCGCTCGGCGCGTTCCGGTGGATCGCGCCGGCGGCGATCGTGGTCCTGCTCTGCATCCGCGTCGCACAGGCCAGCGTGATGTTCGCCGGCAACACCCGGCTGCCGATGGTCGCCGGCTGGGACGGGCTGCTGCCGGCGTGGTTCACGCGCCTGCATCCGCGGCGGCAGACACCGGTCAACTCGATCGTGTTCGTCGGCGCGGTGACACTGGCCTTCAGCATCGCCGGACAGATCGGCGTCGGCAAGCAGGAAGCCTTCCAGCTGCTGTGGAACGCCTCCGGCATTTTCTACGCCCTCACCTACCTGGTGATGTTTGCGCTGCCGATCGCCGACGTCCGTTCACCGGCGTGGCTGAGGCTGGCCGCCGCCTCCGGACTGCTGATGACGCTCGCGTTCGTCGTGCTCTCGATTCTGCCGATCATCTCGGTCGAGAGCCGGCTGGCCTTCGCGGTCAAGATCGGCGGCGTCGTGGCAGCCGCGAATGTCATCGGCGCGGTCGTCTTCCTGAACGCGCGGCGGCGGTCAGTGCACGGTTGA
- a CDS encoding NAD(P)-binding domain-containing protein — translation MDTNPTRIALLGTGLLGSGMVRRFRTQGLEVTVWNRTAAKARALEAEGARAAASPAEAVRDAGRVHIVLSEDAVVDAVLEQILPALAADALIVDHSTTLPAATQARAERLSARGVRFLHAPVFMSPQMAADGTGVMIVSGPRPEYDAARRDLDAMTGDAWYVGERPDLAAAYKLFGNLMLFAVNGGLADIFTIARANGIDPLQSLEVFDHFKLMGGIPMRGRRMASGDTAPASFELTMARKDVRLMTEAARGGPLLILPTIARRMDEVIAEGRGDHDLAALGVAKP, via the coding sequence ATGGACACAAATCCGACCAGAATCGCACTGCTGGGGACCGGCCTGCTGGGGTCGGGTATGGTCCGGCGCTTCCGCACCCAGGGGCTCGAGGTCACGGTGTGGAACCGCACCGCCGCGAAGGCCCGGGCGCTCGAGGCCGAGGGGGCTCGTGCTGCCGCCTCCCCCGCCGAGGCGGTGAGAGACGCCGGGCGCGTCCACATCGTACTGTCGGAGGACGCGGTCGTCGACGCCGTCCTGGAACAGATCCTTCCGGCGCTCGCCGCCGACGCGCTCATCGTCGATCACTCGACGACGCTGCCGGCCGCGACGCAGGCCCGCGCGGAGCGGCTGAGCGCCCGAGGCGTGCGATTCCTGCACGCGCCGGTGTTCATGTCGCCGCAGATGGCCGCCGACGGCACCGGCGTGATGATCGTGTCCGGACCGCGGCCCGAGTACGACGCGGCACGCCGCGACCTGGACGCCATGACGGGCGACGCCTGGTACGTCGGCGAGCGCCCCGACCTCGCGGCGGCCTACAAGCTGTTTGGCAACTTGATGCTGTTCGCGGTCAACGGCGGGCTTGCCGACATCTTCACCATCGCGCGCGCCAACGGCATCGATCCGCTCCAGTCGCTCGAAGTGTTCGACCACTTCAAGCTGATGGGCGGCATCCCGATGCGCGGACGGCGTATGGCGAGCGGCGATACGGCGCCTGCTTCCTTCGAGTTGACCATGGCGAGAAAGGACGTCCGCCTGATGACGGAAGCCGCCCGTGGCGGCCCGCTCCTCATCCTGCCCACCATCGCCAGGCGGATGGACGAGGTCATCGCGGAAGGCCGCGGCGATCACGACCTCGCGGCGCTCGGCGTGGCAAAACCGTAG
- a CDS encoding cupin domain-containing protein yields MQKTVILSLAVLVAASVQTPASAQTSASAQTPAPAQTPAPKRGGAARSGNVTFAVLVTDPSGTALTDVKVALTGAAERASRTESGRIVFEDLPAGNYRFRFEKDGFVPLEKELAARGSVPIDVKVTLVLLPPPPAPAAPPVPAPAPPAPPPSDAKPVVLDMPAFIEKNYVGRSGGKATPLGCSSGGSGTLIQINDAIASHAHADADEFLYVIAGQGTVKLGARDESLGPGVYLLIPRGLPHAFTAGPKKPLVMISVRAGGSCAG; encoded by the coding sequence ATGCAGAAGACTGTGATTCTGTCGCTGGCGGTTTTGGTCGCGGCGTCGGTTCAGACGCCGGCGTCGGCCCAGACGTCAGCGTCGGCCCAGACGCCGGCGCCGGCCCAGACGCCGGCGCCGAAGCGCGGCGGCGCGGCGCGTAGCGGCAACGTAACCTTTGCCGTGCTTGTAACGGATCCATCCGGCACCGCGCTCACCGACGTCAAAGTGGCGCTGACGGGCGCCGCCGAACGCGCGTCCCGCACTGAATCGGGACGCATCGTGTTCGAGGACCTGCCGGCCGGGAACTACCGGTTCCGGTTCGAGAAGGACGGATTCGTCCCGCTCGAGAAGGAGCTGGCCGCGCGCGGCAGCGTTCCCATCGACGTCAAGGTGACGCTGGTGCTGCTGCCGCCTCCGCCCGCGCCGGCCGCGCCGCCGGTGCCGGCGCCGGCGCCTCCGGCCCCCCCGCCGTCGGATGCCAAACCCGTCGTCCTCGACATGCCGGCGTTCATCGAGAAGAACTACGTCGGCCGCTCCGGCGGCAAGGCGACGCCGCTCGGGTGCAGTTCGGGAGGCTCGGGCACGCTGATCCAGATCAACGACGCCATCGCGAGCCACGCGCACGCCGATGCCGACGAGTTCCTCTATGTCATCGCGGGTCAGGGCACGGTCAAGCTTGGGGCGCGCGACGAATCGCTCGGTCCCGGCGTCTACCTGTTGATCCCGCGCGGTCTGCCGCACGCCTTTACCGCCGGGCCGAAGAAGCCGCTGGTGATGATTTCCGTTCGCGCCGGCGGCAGCTGCGCCGGCTGA
- a CDS encoding protein kinase has translation MALSPGTRIGPYEVTDLLGAGGMGEVHRARDTRLDRDVAVKVLPSSAARDPLALERFNREARTIASVSHPRICAVYDVGEYGGSPYIVMELLDGKPLYALLEQRGLPAEQVIDWGMQLTDALEAAHARGIIHRDLKPANVVITARGDLKVLDFGVAKLVDAQSVQATTMAALTDAGETIGTTAYMAPEQVRGETLDQRADLFALGLVLYEMASGRRAFVGATTGLIADAILNRAPVPVLELNPALPPSLAAIIAKLLEKDRELRYRQAADVRADLKRALRELHGPATHSRSTSAHAAAAQKSVGVLPFRNLSADADNAFFSDGITEDLIDALGRVGGLRVASRASAFRFRDDAQDFKAVGAALGVGAIVEGSVRRAGSRLRVSAALVDADTGFQLWSERYDREMADVFEIQDEIVSALVTALAPALLGKAKDAVRRPTDNLEAYEQYLKGRHYWHQRSPTTLRLAIQSFERAIALDADYALAYAGLADSWALYRPYGWLPIEACYPQAKAAVEQAMALAPELAEVQFAQALHVLYFHRRWREAEPYFKRAIEMNARWSLARAFHGVALAGMYRLGEATVEASAAIELDPLSPFIHGAAGMAYFAGGDVASAEQAARRALQLQPDFLMGVWLLAIALDDQGKLDEAAQLMEQTTALSRAPIFVSMLGKIYALQRQPGGCARIEAELDERRSRGEYIPRACDVMIAVGRRDVGLVRAALRACIDEQTCWLTVRMGPGPMLETFRSDPEVNALLDTIYDVAGPGLESSKSRTA, from the coding sequence GTGGCGCTTTCCCCTGGCACCCGCATCGGTCCGTACGAGGTGACGGACCTGCTCGGCGCCGGCGGAATGGGGGAAGTGCATCGTGCGCGCGACACGCGGCTCGATCGTGACGTGGCGGTCAAGGTGCTGCCGTCGAGCGCCGCGCGCGATCCGCTGGCGCTCGAGCGCTTCAACCGCGAAGCCCGGACGATCGCCTCAGTCAGCCATCCGCGCATCTGCGCCGTCTACGACGTCGGCGAGTACGGCGGCAGCCCCTACATCGTCATGGAACTGCTCGACGGCAAGCCGTTGTACGCGCTGCTCGAGCAGCGCGGGCTGCCGGCCGAACAGGTCATCGACTGGGGCATGCAGCTCACCGACGCGCTGGAAGCGGCGCACGCGCGCGGCATCATCCACCGCGATCTCAAGCCTGCCAACGTCGTCATTACGGCGCGCGGTGACCTGAAGGTGCTCGATTTCGGCGTCGCCAAGCTGGTCGACGCGCAATCGGTGCAGGCGACGACGATGGCGGCGCTGACCGACGCCGGCGAGACGATCGGGACGACCGCCTACATGGCGCCCGAGCAGGTGCGGGGCGAGACGCTGGACCAGCGCGCCGATCTGTTCGCGCTGGGGCTGGTGCTCTATGAAATGGCGAGCGGACGCCGCGCCTTCGTCGGTGCGACGACCGGGTTGATCGCCGACGCGATTCTGAATCGGGCGCCCGTGCCGGTGCTCGAGCTGAATCCGGCGCTGCCACCGTCGCTCGCCGCGATCATCGCCAAGCTGCTCGAGAAGGATCGCGAGCTCCGCTATCGGCAGGCGGCCGACGTCCGCGCCGATCTGAAGCGCGCGCTGCGCGAGCTGCATGGGCCGGCCACTCACTCGCGCAGTACGAGCGCCCACGCTGCGGCCGCGCAGAAGTCCGTCGGGGTGCTGCCGTTCCGCAACCTGAGCGCCGATGCCGACAACGCCTTCTTCAGCGACGGCATCACCGAGGACCTGATCGACGCGCTCGGCCGCGTCGGAGGTCTCCGCGTCGCCTCACGGGCGTCGGCGTTCCGCTTCCGCGACGACGCACAGGATTTCAAGGCGGTCGGCGCCGCGCTGGGAGTGGGCGCGATCGTCGAAGGCAGCGTCCGACGGGCCGGCTCGCGGCTGCGGGTGAGCGCGGCGCTGGTCGATGCCGATACCGGCTTCCAGCTCTGGTCCGAGCGCTACGACCGCGAGATGGCCGACGTCTTCGAGATCCAGGACGAGATCGTCTCGGCGCTGGTCACGGCGCTGGCGCCGGCGCTGCTCGGCAAGGCCAAGGACGCCGTGCGGCGGCCGACCGACAATCTCGAGGCCTACGAGCAATATCTGAAGGGGCGGCACTACTGGCACCAGCGCTCGCCGACCACGCTGCGGCTGGCGATCCAGTCCTTCGAACGGGCGATCGCCCTCGACGCCGACTACGCGCTCGCCTACGCCGGGCTGGCGGATTCGTGGGCGCTTTACCGGCCCTACGGCTGGCTGCCGATCGAGGCCTGCTACCCGCAGGCCAAGGCCGCGGTCGAGCAGGCGATGGCCCTGGCGCCCGAGCTGGCCGAGGTGCAGTTCGCCCAGGCGCTGCACGTGCTCTATTTCCACCGCCGCTGGCGTGAGGCCGAGCCGTACTTCAAGCGCGCCATCGAAATGAATGCGCGCTGGTCGCTGGCGCGCGCCTTCCACGGTGTGGCGCTGGCCGGCATGTACCGTCTCGGCGAAGCAACGGTCGAAGCGTCGGCGGCGATCGAGCTCGATCCCCTGTCGCCGTTCATCCACGGCGCTGCCGGGATGGCCTATTTCGCTGGCGGCGACGTCGCGTCGGCGGAGCAGGCGGCACGCCGCGCGCTGCAGCTCCAGCCCGACTTCCTGATGGGAGTGTGGCTGCTGGCGATCGCGCTCGACGACCAGGGCAAGCTCGACGAAGCCGCACAACTGATGGAGCAGACCACCGCGCTGTCGCGCGCGCCGATCTTCGTCTCGATGCTCGGGAAGATCTACGCGCTGCAGCGCCAGCCCGGCGGCTGCGCGCGCATCGAAGCCGAGCTCGACGAGCGGCGGTCTCGCGGCGAGTACATCCCGCGCGCCTGCGACGTCATGATTGCGGTCGGCCGCCGCGACGTCGGGCTGGTGCGCGCGGCGCTCCGCGCCTGCATCGACGAGCAGACCTGCTGGCTGACGGTGCGGATGGGTCCAGGGCCGATGCTCGAGACGTTCCGCTCCGATCCGGAGGTCAATGCCCTGCTCGATACCATCTACGACGTCGCCGGCCCGGGGCTCGAATCCTCGAAATCGCGCACCGCCTGA
- a CDS encoding STAS domain-containing protein: MLDALQILQRTGGGVTILTLSGALVDEDATRQLRAAITAVVAGDAPAILLDLERLTHLDSGGVGLLVAMFRHVTRRGGQLKLLRPSPTARRVLGIAHMTLVFDIFDDEREALLNLGGS; this comes from the coding sequence ATGCTCGATGCCCTGCAGATCCTTCAGCGGACCGGCGGCGGCGTGACGATCCTCACGCTCTCCGGGGCGCTGGTCGACGAGGATGCGACGCGCCAGCTGCGCGCGGCGATCACGGCGGTGGTCGCCGGCGACGCTCCGGCGATCCTGCTCGATCTCGAGCGCCTCACCCATCTCGACTCCGGCGGTGTCGGCCTGCTGGTGGCGATGTTCCGCCACGTCACCCGCCGCGGCGGCCAGCTGAAGCTGTTGCGCCCGAGCCCGACGGCGCGGCGCGTCCTGGGCATTGCGCACATGACGCTCGTCTTCGACATTTTCGACGACGAGCGGGAGGCGCTCCTGAATCTCGGCGGCTCGTAG
- a CDS encoding rod shape-determining protein: MTFPSVFSTDLAIDLGTANTCVFAQGRGIVLNEPSIVAFNTVRGEVEAVGQDAHEMLGRTPSNIQAVRPLKDGVIADFDAAEKMLVHFVKKAMGSSRWKRPRLIIGVPSEITQVERRAVRDSGFRVKASEVHLVDEPMAAAIGAGLPITEAAGNMVIDIGGGTTDIAVISMAGTVYGRSLRVAGDAMDDAIMTYLRKSFNLHIGERTAQQIKFEIGSAMPLDEPLRMDVKGRHVVEGVPRTVTVSDADIRTALAEPLRQIVIAVRESLERIPPELCADIYDRGVVLTGGGALLRNLDKRLRDETGLPVLVAENPLTSVVTGAGMMLTDMALLRKVSTN; the protein is encoded by the coding sequence ATGACCTTTCCATCCGTGTTCTCCACTGACCTCGCGATCGATCTCGGCACCGCCAACACCTGCGTCTTTGCGCAGGGGCGGGGTATCGTCCTCAACGAGCCGTCGATTGTTGCCTTCAACACCGTCAGGGGAGAGGTGGAAGCCGTCGGCCAGGACGCGCATGAGATGCTCGGCCGCACCCCCTCCAACATCCAGGCGGTCCGGCCGCTCAAGGACGGCGTCATCGCCGACTTCGACGCCGCCGAGAAGATGCTGGTGCATTTCGTCAAGAAGGCGATGGGGTCGTCGCGATGGAAGCGGCCGCGTCTCATCATCGGCGTGCCGTCTGAGATTACCCAGGTCGAGCGGCGGGCGGTGCGCGACAGCGGCTTCCGCGTCAAGGCGAGCGAAGTGCACCTCGTCGACGAGCCGATGGCCGCGGCGATTGGCGCGGGCCTGCCGATCACCGAGGCGGCCGGGAACATGGTCATCGACATCGGCGGCGGCACCACCGACATCGCGGTGATTTCGATGGCCGGCACCGTCTACGGCCGTTCGCTGCGGGTCGCCGGCGACGCGATGGACGACGCGATCATGACCTACCTGCGGAAGTCGTTCAACCTGCACATCGGCGAACGCACCGCGCAGCAGATCAAGTTCGAAATCGGATCGGCGATGCCGCTCGACGAGCCGCTGCGCATGGACGTCAAGGGACGGCACGTCGTCGAAGGGGTGCCGAGAACCGTCACGGTCAGCGATGCCGACATCCGAACCGCCCTCGCCGAGCCGCTGCGGCAGATCGTGATCGCCGTCCGCGAGTCGCTCGAGCGCATTCCGCCCGAGCTCTGCGCCGACATCTACGACCGCGGCGTGGTCCTCACCGGCGGCGGCGCGCTGCTGCGCAACCTCGACAAGCGCCTCCGCGATGAGACGGGGCTGCCGGTGCTCGTGGCCGAGAACCCGTTGACGTCCGTGGTCACTGGTGCGGGGATGA